aacttacagtactgtgcaaaagttttaggcacttatgaAAAACTTTGCAGTGAGGATTTAATCAGAAATAAAtatacccagaatattcctttaacataattttagtgtgataaaatagtaAACTACTAACCTAAGTGTAAATTTATCAAATATTACAAACTTGTGCCATGATGACAAAATGCCCGGACaccctgtaagcaattttatcgtattaaaatcatgttatatgCATATATACCATTTTTACCTCTTGtgactgtacttttgaaacattgtgtactgtatttaattgtttatggactggccccattcacttccattttaagtgatgTAACcgtgatttttaaataaacaagcagtGAGTTGAAGATATGTTTTTGTGGTTAAtcaatattctatatatatatatatatatatatatatatatatatatatatatatatatatatatatatatatagtataaacactgtaaaatattctaaacagatatatatatacttgaTCATATTTTTTGGGAAGAAAATTAACGTACCCCAAGCTCTACGTCAGCGGACGATCCAATGGGTCCACACTTCCTTGAGTACATGAACGTGGCATTCAAAAAACCTTTACCCTGGTACGTAATTCTGTCTGGTGGCCATCTTTGATTCATGATGTGAATAATTATGGGAAGTCTTGCCAGGTGTGTGCCCAATCCAAGACCCCCAGAGAACTGTCCACGGGGTTGCTTCAACCACTGCCCATACCTCAAAGACCATGGTCTCACCTGTCCATCGACTTCGTCACTGACCTGCCAAACTCCAATGGATACACTACCATTCTGGTAATCATTGACCGATTTTCCAAATCGTGTAGATTTGTCCCTCTCAAGGGTTTACCCACTGCCATGGAATGCTTTGTTACACCAAGTCTTTAGGGTCTGTGGATTACCAGAGGACATTGTTTCCGATCGAGGTTCACGTCAGGTGATATACTTTGGCAGGTGTTCTGCAAACAGTTGGACTGTAATGTGAGTCACACCTCTGGTTATCACCCTCAGGCCAATGGACAGGGGGAACATCTGAATCAAGAGATTGGTAGATACCTTTGAAGCTATTGTAGCCGTGAACAGGAGAAATGATATGACTTCCTGCCCTGGGCCAAATATGCACAAAACTCCCTCACCCATACTTCTACGGGTCTAACTACCTTCCAACGCGTGCTGGGCTACAAACCCCCATGTTCCCTTGGTCAGGAGAACCTTCTACAGTGCCAGTGGTGAACAATTGGATTAGGCGAAGTGAGAGGGTGTGGGACAGTGCACATGTCCGCTTCCAGGCTGACCGGCGGAGGCATCCCCATCCCAACTATCAGCCGAGACAGAGGGTCTGGTTGTCCAGAAGGGATCTCAAGTTGTGGCTACCCTGCAGGAAGCTCAGTCCAAGTTATGAGTGTCCTTTCAGAATTATCCGTCAAATAAACCCAGTTACTTACCGTTTAGAGCTTCCTGATAATTACTGTAGCTCTCCTTCCTTCCATGCGTCCTTGCTGAAACCCATCCACCCAGAGTCTGGCTCTGGAACAACGAATTCTAAGCCTCCAACTCCATTAGAGGTAGATGGAGCCCCAGCGTATATGGTCAGAGAGATCATGGACTCAAGATGACGAGGGAGCTAGATGCaatacttggtggactgggaggttTACGGACCAGAGGAGAGATCCTGCGTAGCTGCCATAGATATATTGGACCCGTCTGTGATCCAAGAATTTCATCATGCCCGTCCTAATCATCCATCACCACAACCAAGGGGACACCCCAGCAGAAGAACACTAGTAGTTGGGGGGAAGTAACATCAGAGGTTGTTACCcctcctaccaaccaccagagggagccctctacAGAAAACAACTCTGTACCGTTACTTCATTGGGTACTTACTGTCTGAAATATATAAATACCATGCTGTTTTCATTGTCACTTTAAAAAGTGTTGCCAGCTTACCCTTCCTTACCAAGCGTTTATTCCATTGCTGATTAATtacatgttatgaccattgcctgttttcctggatttactgctttttggatacctctttgttttgtttaccttgTTGGACTATCTTTTTGGTATATTGGATTATGCTGCCTGCATAATGACTACCTCAATTTGCCTGCcgatttggattgtttgcttgtgttctaataaacttcctgcacatggatcTTAACACCGTCTCCTTGGCCAGTTCATTacaatgagtaagtgtttcaaaccgtttgaccaggtgtgtgtgtgtgtgtgtgtgtgtgtgtgtgtgtatatatatatatacatacagttgcAATTAAAATTATTCAACCCCCCTGATGAGCAAAACATTCTggtgatgtgaattaaaacacatCAACTTAAACCTCAGTAAACAAAGTACATTTTGAAGACACATTTGATCATGAGTGATTTTTGAGAGAATTCAGTTTAcccaaattttaaaataaaaaattactatttctctccacaaatgtcaaataaataatattcaacCCCCAAAGTCTATCTTTGTGGAGCATCCTTTATCCTTAATTAgagcaaataaatgtttcaggtaaGTGTTCAGGCTTCGGACACCTCTCTATTCGAATTTACACAATTCTTATTAGcaaaagcttccagctcattgacatTGTTTGGTTTCTGTGCTGCCACCGCTTCCTTGAAATCCCAACCAATGTTTGCAATGGGATTTTAATGATGGACTGAAAGGGCCATTTAAGGACATTCCATGACCTATCTCTGAACCAGATTTGGAATCATTTAGATtgcaactgtatatatatcagtgtgtatatataatctCTGTAAAATATTCTAAACAGATATTATGTGCTCCTCGCCAACTTTACTTTTTGCATTATTGTCACTCACAGTTTTAAAATGTCTCTAAAGATTTGTGCATCAATGTgctttacatttaaatgcatgtttattgtttacaaggCAATAATACAAGTAATAGCATATCTCACCTCTCCTTGACAAACAACAATCATGCATGCCCGTATCCCGCCTTACCAAGCACCATTAAAACATTTGTCCTTTAGAACCTCAGCCAAGCAATTTTACATGCAAGTGTAGGCCTAATTCTCATAATAACTCTGCTTAGTGAAAATTTATACTAATTTTGCCCAAAAGAGGGAGGCACAGCATGACAATTAAAACAGGTTTTGTATCCATTGGTTGCAGTTTACATTTATTGAAGTCCATTCCCTGTTAAAAAACAGAATTTGATGTGTATTGGATGATGTTTAGAAGCCTCTTTTGGTCAACAAACATTTCTGGTCCACACTGGACATTAATGCTGGTCTTTCAACAGAGTGTTTTGTGGGGGTAGCTTACAGAATGCTGGACGTGACTTCTGAGGTCACAGAAGAAGACCTGCTAGATCTGGAGACAGAGAAACGCTCCAGAAGTCCTCTCCTATAGAGCAATTGCTGAAACCTTCTTCTGAACTTCTCGCCCACAAAAGCGTACAGCATGGGGTTCACACAGCAGTGTAGGAGGCCTAGGTTTTCGGTAGCAAACATGGCAACATCCACAGATGTTTGAGTGTAACAGCTGAATTTAATTGCTTTGACCCTCAGCAGAGTGTCAACAATTGTCACAACATGGAAAGGGGTCCAGCATAGAAGGAAAGCCACAACCACAGCCACAATCACTTTCATGGCTCTCTGTTTCTGGAAACCCCTTGTACGCAACAGCCGTGCTATTGTTATGCTGTAGCAGGTCAACATGATCACTAAAGGTATCACAAAACCAAGGAGGTGCCTCAAAATACGAGTGGCCAGTCGCCACTCATCGGCGCTTTCTGCTTTGAAGAGTTCTGCACAAACAGTCTGTTTGGCCATATTGGAATAAAAAGCCTCGTTGTAGAGTGACGGTAACGATAGGAAACATCCCAaaacccacacgactccacacgcAACCCCGCTGTTCAGTCTCCTCTGATCCTTTTGAGCTTCCAAAGCTCGGACGATAACCATATAGCGATCCACACTAATGCACACCAGGAATAGGATGCTGGTGTAAAAGTTCACTTCTTTTACCAGTGAAACCAGTTTGCATGCGACATTGCCGAACACCCAACCATGCAGCACGGAGACTGCAGAAAAGGGCAAGATTAGGGCCAGAAGAGTGTCGGCCAGCATTAGGTTGAATAAGTACACATCCGAAGGAGAGAGCAACCGTCTGTTTGAACCAATGACGTAGCCGACAATCAGGTTCCCTGGTATGGCCATCAGAAAGATGATAATATAAAAGACACAAAATGAAATGTGGATTGCATCTGCTATGGTGACGGGAGGACAGATTAGCGTTTTTTCATCCACATAAAAGTCAGTGAGGTCAGTGTAGTTGTATTCTTCATCGAACATTTCACTGAAGTTATTCAGGCGGTGAGAGCTGTTTGGATCTGTTAGGGAACAACAAATAGAAATTATTTAAGTTAAAGTGTGTCATTTTGGTAaagaacattaaaggaatagttcaccccaaatttgaaattttctcataatttacattcacaatgcaaataaatggtggtCAGATAtttaaagcaccaaaaagcatataaatgcatccTAAAAGTAATTCAtgctactccagtggttaaatctatgtctttaaaattgatatgacaggtgtgggcgGGTGCAGTTgttgcgttagactttctcatcgtccgTCATTAAGACCGACAGGGACGTAAAAATTCCGTCATAATCTATTAGTAGGCCTACCCGTCATTATAATTTTcgtattttaattataataagacttttaatagcttttattttcccTCACATTTTCCTTtgtaatcatgaacttacaggacgagcatatagcaaattatgcatttgtttatttataaagaGAACAGATGGACAACAGGATACACGAGgcagattaatgttttttcccaccgcagtgacagcggaggccactaaaatatgaacaacacagtattacaaaaaacaaatatgattaaaaaatgaacaaaacaactgAACAAAACGTATttgacaactcaaaccttccgcCAAGTCGATTTAAACTGGGatgcgtaatcaaacgcatcaagggagactgatactgaggcaattgtcattagatttgtgtctttgcctcggacagacgaattctcgtggcagttttaatttggttctggaggctgaacccacgCTCTGCTGTCACACTGGTTACCAGCAATACTTCAGCCAATGTTTTGAAGTCGGGAAACATTCCTCCCAGGGAAGCGATCAAATCCTGCAAGCACTCACTTCATGGGAGGAAAGCACTTTTCACACTCAGCTGCCTTGACGTATGTAGCGGTGACTAAAGCTATATGGGACAAAGACGTCATGCACTGAGATCAAAGACAAGACAATACTAGATAGATAGCTAATTAATATGTGCACTAGCCACCAACTGGACAGGGGGCGGGAATTAGAGTTATAAATGACAATAGATCACCGTCTGTGTAATCCATCAAAATGATGGACGGGCTTCAGATTTTTCTGtcactgctaaaaaaaaatcgGTCAATGACAGAATATTTTAGGTTAACGCGACCTCTGGCGGGtgtccttttttctataaatctccagtttcacttcaactttcacattctaaaagtgaaagtggagattatagttaaaaaatatacaaataatgatctctttctcacccaaacctatcatatcccttctgaagacatggatttaaccactgaagttgtgtggatacattttttgctgtctttgtgtgagtttTAGAGCTTCGAAATTTCGGCCACCATTCAATTAGCTGAAAGGTCCAACAGAGCTTTGATATTCTTattaaaacctttgtttgtgtttagcagaataaAGTAAAACacttctgggatggtatgagtgtgagtaaatgatgagagaattttccttttggggtgaactatccctttaaggcaatgTTGCTGTATCGGccgatcaaacaaacagagcaatgttttgagtgCAATATAGCCAGAGATAACAGAAAGTTTTTAACAGGAAAGTTACACATCCTCTTTGAAGCAATATGAAATAAGAGGTTGTGTGTTACATTAATTTGACCACAGGTCTTGGCCAAGATGGGAGACCAGATAAACCAGATTCAACCAGAGAAGACCACCAAAACACCTTAGTttgagtacatttttatatttcagcacagtgttttctgtaaaaccCCCTTAagcatggtaaaatcactgttatAAAAGGCAGATTGCACAACAAAAAAGGAATGAAATTCACAATAAATCTGTTACTTTTTAAAATCtagaaatattttaaagaaagttgacatgtcctgtgaTTTGACGAACTATACTCCAAAACTATTGTAAACAgcattcttttataattattagtCCCATGCATGCAGAATTTATGACTTCATTTTAATtggagactacatggaatatttgtatttttataaattaatttatttaaacaaacttgTGAAGAcaagaatgtgataaaaaatgaggaaaaagttCAAAAGAATtgtgacttgtcacagcacctaaaatattcGTTCCcttatacttttaaatattttaacttaaaatcttgatatgattaaaaaattataaaaaaaaaatctcaaggaCATTGTTCAAAAATCATTCGGAAAGATTTGGACTTACCAGTCATTGCGACTTCTTGGTTATTGCATATATGAGAAACCACAGGATGTAAATGTTCGAGTTGTTCACTGACGGCTTCTTTATACCCTGTAAAGGGGTGTTGATATATCCTGTTTGCCCAAGTCCTAAATGTCACTCAGAGGGTACCATCCTAACTAAGATGCTCTAGTTTATCTAGTTAAATCTCAAAACCATGCTCAACATATACAGAACATATCTGGAATAGTCTTAGATAACGCGGTTCCCTTTCGGAGGAAactgatatctatctatctatctatctatctatctatctatctatctatctatctatctatctatctgtctgtctgtctgtctgtctgtctgtctgtctgtctgtctgtctgtctgtctgtctgtcttttctgtcttgtcttactgtctgtctgtctgtctgtctgtcttttctgtcttgtcttactgtctgtctgtctagctgtctATCTATAATagaatatcaatattttatattaaattttttgaAACTTGAATCTGATGttgcaaattaaattaataattttgatcAAAGAACCAAACTTCATAATGTAAAACTTAATGTGCGTAATATGATTTGAAGTGATTTGTCAACATTGGAGGAAGGATTGTTCACATGAGAAAAGATGAGAGATAACTCATCATCACTAACCGCAACATCACAATCATTTCACCAAAAGGAAATTTAGCAACTCAGTCTCGCTGTGTTTGTCCTAAACAGTGTTTTTCACATGAGAATCAAGTTCCATATcatagccatttttaaatgtagatGACAATTAGAAGTAACTTATTTTAACATATTCCAGACTTCATTGTATTCtttaatatgtattatatatgtgtatattttacatgaatattgtgtaaatgtatttttaatgaattaCAATAGCAATGCAATATTGGACAAACAGTGCTGTTCTGTGCAATTCTTAACTTTTACACGAGTATTTCTATGTACATAGAGTATTTGAGTGTAATGGCCTTCTTGTTAATggtttattaatgaaagttattctaaagtgttcagattttattttagatttagttaATAGTCATCAAGGTAATCTTTCTCACGGTGAGACATTTAAGTGAGACGTGATTTGcgaaaaataaatcacaatgaATCTGATCTTGTCCCCGTTCTGTTGTATTCTGGACAGGAAGGAACAAGTCTCCTCTTCAAAGAATATGACGGTAAGGAATGCAAGAGGAGAAATGTTAAAACAGTAAGTTCAGCATTCATATTAACGGCAAGCCTAAAATCtggaatattaatatttaaacctatatgaaagaaaaatcacaaattacatctattcaattgtttctcctagacatcaATAAAAAAGTAACCTGCTTTTCAGATTTTTCCCCAGAGAATAAAAACTGACCCCAGTAAATATCACATAATAATCTCTCCTGAATCTGCTTGGATTTACCAATATACCAAATTCTGCAGTCAAATCAGCGATTTCAAACTCATAAAACTTTCCCAAGATCAAATGATCTTACCCACTTTATTTTATAACTCTGTTCTCTAACTTTCATGTCAACGGGTCTCTCGTTTGTTTCTATACAGTTAAGGAATTTTAGAAAAACATCTTAGACCAAGCTGATACATAACTGACAACTACATACATTTTCTTCTGGGAATATGAAACTTATTGTTGCATTTATCTGTCTCTATTACCGAATTGTGCACCTGTTATGGTGAAATATCATTGGCAACTATCTTTGTAGCACGGAGTCCTTTAGAGGACAATaggttttgtgttacctcacaataatactatagtaaccatattcCAACCTTGAGATTCATAGGAAAATAATattacaggaaaatgaaaactatggtaataaaaatcatgattttgtggttatggtttgtaaagcagttcaatggaaaggaggaggtgagaaccggcttgacgatataaataatagttttaatgataaacttaaacaaaagacaaacacacacacatgacggagcagctgcccgtaaacgatctctctctgtcgcaccaccttccgcagtaggcctttatccctctcggaggcttatttACTCTGATAAGTGaccaggtgtgcagaatcaccacccggcccggccctccgccctgtcatatTCCTCCCTCTGCATGACGtacaaccccccaccccctctttctctgggggagggcgtgccctaaacCCCATTTGCCGttaggtcatccccaccttcctgaattAAGGAGGGAACAGggtgagggaaacagaaataattaatatAGGGGGGTTACTTCctataacagtgtagtaccccccccaaaaaacactgtaaaatttaaaagagagggaaaaggccaacgcggagtggcagtgagagagagagaggagagagagatgaaaaaaaaaacgtactcgccagttctctgatacacagtagcttggtcctcggccactcttcCACTCAGCCGAGCCTCcccaggcggatcggaggcagtcctccagcccctggtggacagaactccccgccgtgttctcggggaacagaaggggtctcccccgcccctggcaacaGTTCTCCAGTctgtcggcagtgagcccctccctgctcggggtcggtggtctcagacccctcTGCCTtacagcggctggtaggggactcctcagcccctggcagcggccctgaccactccaggaggtcggttaggagccccttctccccttgcagtcggcggccgttccttTGCTTCCAGacagccgggctcctccgtcccctgccGCGGCTGCTCTATTGGGGTGGATagtagtggcaagaactctactacggcatgtccctcctccttcctgggtttcgacaccagtgttaagcagttcaatggaaaggaggaggtgagaactggcttgacaatataaataataaataaaataaaaaataaattaaaaaaaaatccccttaGCATATAGTTTATGGAAAataatgggttttttttttcataaaaaaaccaAAGTGCTATTATATTAtcaaactgacatttaaagggttaaaatcctgaaaatgaataaatatttggtagttatgatcaggactgatgttgattaaaaaaaagttatcatAGTTGTTtcatattaaatcaaataaatcaaattatttgtaatttttttcttgcttataatggttgtcgaacacgactaattccgtAATAAGCaagataaattacaaaaatgtttgattatttgtctaaatacaattctccaccatttaaatcgtaatacaacgtctcgttgtgtCCGCTcataatttctattgtaaggaattagctttaataagggaattatgattattcacttattggagtgatattattctcatggcttattgaaaataatatcacacatattttaggtatagaattgaagtgaaatcttttaaaaacagggatgagattatttatcaaaatataccacagtcaaattatctttgaatacagacaaactttattgcttttctaaacataaaattaatctgACACATACAACATGGTTGGTGAGTAGatacagaatgtgaaataaatgatcaaacagAGAGAataaactttatggagtctgtagacaatgccatttatccttctttgagtctaaatcgattataaataaataaattaatacaccagcacattgagcaaaagtctggagatgtacttgcatgtcatcgt
The Xyrauchen texanus isolate HMW12.3.18 chromosome 14, RBS_HiC_50CHRs, whole genome shotgun sequence genome window above contains:
- the LOC127655170 gene encoding C-X-C chemokine receptor type 1-like, with translation MTDPNSSHRLNNFSEMFDEEYNYTDLTDFYVDEKTLICPPVTIADAIHISFCVFYIIIFLMAIPGNLIVGYVIGSNRRLLSPSDVYLFNLMLADTLLALILPFSAVSVLHGWVFGNVACKLVSLVKEVNFYTSILFLVCISVDRYMVIVRALEAQKDQRRLNSGVACGVVWVLGCFLSLPSLYNEAFYSNMAKQTVCAELFKAESADEWRLATRILRHLLGFVIPLVIMLTCYSITIARLLRTRGFQKQRAMKVIVAVVVAFLLCWTPFHVVTIVDTLLRVKAIKFSCYTQTSVDVAMFATENLGLLHCCVNPMLYAFVGEKFRRRFQQLLYRRGLLERFSVSRSSRSSSVTSEVTSSIL